From Parasphaerochaeta coccoides DSM 17374, a single genomic window includes:
- a CDS encoding acetate kinase: MVILTLNCGSSSAKYQVYDWDAKDVLAVGVVERIGLEYSTIEHQALGKDEYKTQFSSPTHKEAIELIISILQDKQYGVIDDISKIGAVGHRVLHGGEKFKKSTLVTDEILKSLKELVTLGPLHMPANIMGIEAARKVMPNVPHAIVMDTAWHQTMPPASYMYAVPYEWYEKYNVRRYGFHGTSFLYTAKRASVLLGKAPRDTNVIICHIGNGASICAVKNGICVDTSMGLTPLEGLVMGSRSGDLDPAILPYIMNLTGVTSQEIDTLLNKKSGLIGLCGRSDRRDVQAAAQAGDAKAQLGVDLECHRLKKYIGAYMAEIGKVDAIVFTAGVGEMGGHIRWCSCSGLENLGVKLDKKKNEIAHCRNAEFEISTDDSPVKVFVIPTDEELVMTEDAYALMAGTYDVHTNFHYSFEDKTYVNKARARGFAKNLETRPELKDILASPR; this comes from the coding sequence ATGGTAATTCTCACCTTGAACTGCGGTAGTTCATCAGCCAAGTATCAGGTCTATGACTGGGACGCCAAGGATGTCCTGGCTGTCGGAGTCGTAGAAAGAATCGGTCTGGAATATTCCACTATTGAACATCAGGCTCTTGGCAAGGATGAGTACAAGACTCAGTTTTCCTCACCTACCCACAAGGAAGCCATTGAGTTGATAATCTCGATTCTCCAAGACAAGCAGTACGGCGTCATCGACGATATTTCCAAGATTGGTGCGGTAGGCCACCGTGTCCTGCACGGCGGTGAGAAATTCAAGAAATCCACCCTTGTCACGGATGAAATACTCAAAAGTTTGAAAGAACTCGTCACTTTGGGACCTCTCCATATGCCCGCGAATATCATGGGTATAGAAGCCGCACGCAAGGTCATGCCGAACGTCCCCCATGCAATCGTCATGGATACCGCCTGGCACCAGACCATGCCGCCTGCCTCCTATATGTACGCGGTTCCCTATGAATGGTATGAAAAGTACAATGTGCGTCGCTACGGTTTCCATGGAACAAGTTTCCTCTATACGGCAAAAAGAGCCTCCGTCCTGCTGGGCAAGGCACCCAGGGATACCAATGTAATCATCTGCCACATAGGCAACGGCGCGTCAATCTGCGCTGTAAAGAATGGAATCTGTGTCGATACATCAATGGGACTCACTCCTCTTGAGGGACTGGTCATGGGAAGTCGTTCCGGTGACCTCGACCCCGCCATCCTCCCCTACATCATGAACCTGACTGGCGTCACATCACAAGAAATCGATACCCTTCTGAACAAGAAAAGCGGTCTCATAGGTCTTTGCGGACGGAGCGACCGGCGTGATGTCCAGGCCGCCGCGCAAGCCGGTGATGCCAAAGCACAACTCGGCGTCGATTTGGAATGCCACCGCCTCAAGAAGTACATAGGAGCCTATATGGCGGAAATCGGCAAGGTCGATGCCATCGTCTTCACCGCCGGAGTCGGCGAGATGGGCGGACATATCCGCTGGTGTTCCTGCTCCGGCTTGGAGAACCTGGGAGTCAAACTGGACAAGAAGAAAAACGAGATTGCCCATTGCCGGAATGCCGAGTTTGAAATCAGTACCGATGACTCCCCTGTTAAAGTTTTCGTCATCCCCACCGATGAAGAACTTGTCATGACAGAAGATGCCTATGCTCTCATGGCCGGTACATATGATGTCCACACCAATTTCCACTATTCATTTGAGGACAAGACTTATGTCAACAAGGCGCGTGCCCGTGGTTTTGCCAAGAATCTTGAGACGCGCCCCGAACTGAAGGATATACTCGCTTCTCCGAGATGA
- a CDS encoding tetratricopeptide repeat protein, whose translation MKNTPHVFLDRNNNITDPKLFAQLQQQQLWRMQEKVALFNALGPEHPGTIDAMLRLADLKTQLQDFDEALTLTKEAYELRSRVFGTKDKETQEAYISLADAYLNDGNPVQAKKIAQEILTNSNALDLDDFLMELDAKEILADAHQDLKEFSSETRVRRELVADMEQIYGPNHPDTVMSVGTLAASLQGNGQPLQAIPLYQRVLEQMKAEQDFTSMVEILIALSLCYQENGQKDQALENAREAVHLSRNLLGDSNESTMNALKNLAEISMNGESPTPAGIML comes from the coding sequence ATGAAAAACACACCCCATGTCTTTCTGGACAGGAACAATAATATCACAGATCCCAAGCTCTTTGCCCAATTGCAACAGCAGCAACTCTGGCGCATGCAGGAGAAGGTAGCTTTGTTCAACGCATTGGGACCTGAGCATCCGGGAACCATCGACGCAATGTTGCGTCTTGCTGATTTGAAGACACAACTCCAGGATTTCGATGAAGCCCTGACATTGACGAAAGAAGCATATGAACTTCGTTCCCGTGTATTCGGAACCAAGGACAAGGAAACACAGGAAGCTTACATCTCTCTCGCGGATGCCTATTTGAACGATGGCAACCCGGTGCAAGCCAAGAAAATCGCCCAGGAAATATTGACGAACAGCAACGCCCTCGACCTGGATGATTTCCTGATGGAACTGGATGCAAAAGAAATACTTGCTGACGCTCATCAGGACTTGAAGGAATTTTCTTCGGAAACTCGCGTCCGCCGGGAACTGGTTGCCGACATGGAACAGATATACGGTCCCAACCATCCGGATACAGTGATGTCCGTCGGGACCTTGGCAGCCAGCCTCCAAGGTAATGGACAGCCGCTTCAGGCAATTCCTCTTTATCAGAGAGTTCTGGAACAAATGAAAGCTGAGCAGGATTTCACTTCAATGGTGGAAATCCTCATTGCCCTTTCCTTGTGTTATCAGGAGAACGGACAGAAGGATCAGGCATTGGAAAATGCCCGTGAAGCCGTTCATCTCAGCAGGAATCTGCTGGGAGATTCAAATGAGTCCACGATGAACGCCCTGAAAAACTTGGCGGAAATATCCATGAACGGAGAATCTCCCACGCCTGCCGGCATCATGCTGTGA
- a CDS encoding branched-chain amino acid ABC transporter permease: MSFHIFLQHLTNGLSLGSLYALVAIGYTMVYGILRLINFAHGDIFMLGAYFAYYAISVFFLPWWVGAVVAIGLTCATGLLIERVAYRPLRNSPRISVMISAIGVSFFLENLATVIFGGRPKAFPVPAVLGKSIMIGKVSIMPVSLIIPVATLVILLALMYVVHRTRTGMAMRAVSRDYTAAKLMGIDVNRIIAITFATGSILAAFGGIMWGLKYPQLQPLMGVMPGIKCFIAAVLGGIGNIMGAVLGGLVLGLAEILITAFLPALSGYRDAIAFVILIAILLLKPSGILGTKVTEKV, encoded by the coding sequence ATGAGTTTCCACATATTTCTGCAACATCTGACCAACGGCTTATCTTTGGGAAGTCTCTATGCCCTCGTGGCAATCGGTTACACTATGGTATACGGAATCCTCCGTCTGATAAATTTTGCCCATGGCGATATCTTCATGTTGGGAGCCTATTTCGCCTACTATGCTATTTCAGTGTTCTTCCTTCCCTGGTGGGTGGGAGCCGTCGTTGCCATCGGGTTGACTTGTGCGACAGGCCTTCTCATAGAACGCGTCGCCTACCGCCCTTTGAGGAATTCTCCCCGCATATCAGTCATGATCAGCGCTATCGGCGTTTCTTTTTTCCTGGAAAACCTCGCCACTGTTATCTTTGGGGGGAGACCCAAGGCATTCCCTGTACCAGCCGTCCTGGGCAAGTCAATCATGATTGGTAAAGTGTCAATCATGCCCGTATCCCTGATTATCCCCGTTGCGACCCTCGTTATCCTCCTTGCCTTGATGTACGTCGTCCACAGAACCCGGACGGGCATGGCGATGCGGGCGGTTTCGCGCGACTATACGGCGGCAAAGCTGATGGGCATAGATGTGAACCGCATCATTGCCATAACTTTTGCGACAGGTTCCATTCTTGCCGCCTTTGGAGGAATCATGTGGGGCCTCAAGTACCCTCAGCTCCAGCCTCTGATGGGCGTCATGCCCGGTATCAAATGTTTTATCGCCGCCGTCCTGGGAGGAATCGGCAACATCATGGGAGCTGTTCTGGGAGGGTTGGTCCTCGGATTGGCCGAAATATTGATTACGGCATTCCTGCCTGCCCTTTCCGGTTACCGTGATGCCATAGCATTTGTCATCCTGATAGCCATTCTCCTGCTAAAGCCGTCCGGAATCCTTGGTACGAAAGTAACGGAGAAAGTATGA
- a CDS encoding TM2 domain-containing protein: MICPNCGAREFVDEHCKYCGTRVSAVQTQAKKEPEVIVKVVERQAPPQIIEKIVYVEASPSEVLQPSPQNTNVKSLGVAYFLLFSLWWVGGHKIYLEKKTWLLYFLLTATGYLGIRSFDNFALSIMCFLVLGLMCFINLVTLPSQVREYNSR, translated from the coding sequence ATGATATGTCCTAATTGTGGAGCGCGTGAGTTTGTCGATGAGCATTGCAAATATTGCGGAACTCGCGTTTCGGCAGTGCAAACACAGGCAAAAAAAGAGCCGGAAGTCATCGTTAAGGTGGTTGAAAGGCAAGCTCCTCCACAAATCATAGAAAAAATTGTTTATGTGGAAGCTTCTCCATCCGAAGTCCTACAGCCTTCGCCACAGAATACAAACGTAAAGTCTCTTGGCGTAGCGTATTTTCTTTTATTTTCATTGTGGTGGGTCGGCGGACACAAAATATACCTGGAAAAGAAGACATGGCTCCTCTATTTCCTGCTTACCGCCACAGGATATCTGGGTATCCGCTCGTTTGATAATTTTGCTTTGAGCATAATGTGTTTTTTGGTTTTGGGACTCATGTGCTTCATCAATCTGGTTACATTGCCCAGCCAGGTTCGGGAGTATAATTCCCGTTAG
- a CDS encoding NYN domain-containing protein: MKRKNNAVYIDLENIPANLDVKNLFDELTLKHNAEDDEENIFVTKMACGNSSAIKKLERKLAEYNFIIRDTPPITSAYKNRADLIISLEALETIITNTPSIDRYVFITSDSDFTVIMEMLRKYGKEVYLVTKESVASKPIFNNCCDEILLLEDFLTGVQEKNTGGRNAGKVEAKKDEPKGPTNDAIVYGIMEKILETIEPDAWQYVSLIGSRCHQMDKSRIIGRSSYKTWGNLLGEFEKKRIIERRKGDKGHPEIRKLTGGVSVS, encoded by the coding sequence ATGAAAAGAAAGAACAATGCCGTCTATATTGACTTGGAGAATATTCCGGCCAATCTGGATGTAAAGAACCTGTTTGACGAACTGACATTGAAACACAATGCGGAGGATGACGAAGAAAACATATTCGTTACTAAAATGGCATGCGGCAACAGCTCTGCCATCAAGAAACTGGAACGAAAACTGGCAGAATATAATTTCATCATCCGCGACACACCGCCGATTACATCAGCCTATAAGAACCGAGCCGACCTCATCATATCACTCGAAGCCTTGGAGACAATCATTACGAATACGCCATCCATCGACCGCTATGTCTTCATCACATCGGATTCTGATTTCACAGTCATCATGGAAATGCTCCGCAAATATGGCAAGGAAGTCTATCTCGTTACCAAGGAGTCGGTGGCATCGAAGCCCATCTTCAACAATTGCTGTGATGAAATCCTGCTCCTGGAGGATTTTCTCACGGGAGTTCAGGAAAAAAACACTGGCGGAAGGAATGCAGGAAAGGTCGAGGCGAAGAAAGATGAGCCGAAGGGACCGACGAACGATGCTATTGTCTATGGCATCATGGAAAAAATATTGGAGACGATTGAGCCGGATGCATGGCAGTACGTCAGTCTCATCGGATCCCGGTGCCATCAGATGGATAAGAGCCGAATCATCGGACGCAGCTCATACAAGACATGGGGCAATCTCCTGGGAGAGTTCGAAAAAAAACGCATCATCGAACGCAGAAAAGGCGACAAGGGACACCCTGAAATCCGAAAGCTGACAGGTGGTGTTTCCGTAAGCTGA
- a CDS encoding SPFH domain-containing protein, with protein MKLEIVKFDGLANGNWVIYRYPVTEDVLIGSQLVVGEGQGAIVVKNGKIYDCFRAGSYSLNSDNLPLLRKLVSSIFEKRRVFGFSRTSPFPAEIYFVNITKKLDVAWGTSDPIKVIDPKYKTQLRVRAFGQMGLKIEDFQTFFREVIGELPQDSWVRMDRVIGFYKGLIELKLKTSIANTIIKRQVSALEISTEMETISTDVRLGITQEMEKYGLNVTSFFIKSINFPDEDFAEINEMLKIGAYGQQYAMKRSYDVYETAAGNESGVAGIFASSGVGFAAGMGMGQAMGKNEVLPSPASVEGKKSECPFCKAINLPDAKFCSDCGKSLRSQKCEKCGENVAIGAKFCSYCGNELRGEA; from the coding sequence ATGAAGCTGGAAATCGTGAAGTTTGATGGTCTTGCCAATGGTAATTGGGTTATTTATCGTTATCCGGTGACAGAAGATGTCCTTATCGGTTCTCAACTTGTAGTGGGGGAGGGCCAAGGGGCGATTGTCGTGAAAAACGGCAAAATATATGATTGCTTCCGTGCTGGTTCGTATTCTTTGAATTCTGATAATCTGCCATTGTTGAGAAAACTTGTTTCCTCAATCTTTGAAAAAAGGCGAGTGTTTGGGTTTTCGCGGACATCTCCTTTTCCGGCTGAAATTTATTTTGTGAATATTACCAAAAAGCTGGATGTTGCATGGGGGACAAGCGATCCAATAAAGGTCATTGATCCGAAATATAAGACGCAACTACGGGTACGAGCGTTCGGACAGATGGGGCTGAAGATTGAGGACTTTCAAACCTTTTTCAGGGAGGTCATTGGAGAGCTTCCACAGGACAGCTGGGTCAGGATGGACAGGGTCATTGGCTTCTACAAAGGCTTGATTGAACTGAAATTGAAGACGAGCATTGCAAACACCATCATCAAACGACAAGTGTCAGCATTGGAAATTTCCACGGAAATGGAAACCATCAGCACTGATGTCCGTTTAGGTATAACACAGGAAATGGAAAAATACGGACTTAACGTCACTAGTTTTTTCATTAAGTCCATCAATTTCCCCGATGAAGATTTTGCGGAAATCAACGAGATGCTCAAGATAGGCGCTTATGGTCAACAGTATGCAATGAAACGTAGCTATGATGTCTACGAGACAGCAGCAGGCAATGAGTCAGGAGTGGCAGGCATCTTTGCGTCTTCAGGAGTTGGTTTTGCCGCTGGCATGGGTATGGGGCAGGCCATGGGGAAGAATGAGGTTCTGCCGTCTCCGGCATCTGTGGAAGGCAAAAAGTCAGAATGCCCATTCTGCAAGGCAATAAATCTGCCTGATGCAAAGTTCTGTAGTGATTGCGGAAAATCATTGCGTTCGCAGAAATGTGAGAAATGTGGAGAAAACGTGGCTATAGGAGCTAAGTTTTGCAGCTACTGTGGGAATGAACTGAGAGGTGAGGCATGA
- a CDS encoding branched-chain amino acid ABC transporter permease codes for MKKIMKQHMSFFFSRKKILPTVGAIAVFLVFLAIAPSILGAFELRIFNLCGIYVVLALSMNLINGFTGQFSLGHAGFMAVGAYVSALLTMSPATKSAVYYLKPIVPFLATVQVPFTVALVMAGLVTALVAALIGAPVLRLKDDYLAIATLGFSEIIRVVFTNLQSITNGSLGLKNIPRYTTIWWAWGTALFVIAFMVLLIKGSYGRAFKAIRDDEIAAEAMGVNLFSHKLAAFMIGAFFAGVGGALMGNQLGAIDPNMYKISLTYNILLIVVLGGIGSITGSVISAMAVTILMELLRPLDESMNVFGLFIIPGIPGMRMVVFSAILMSIILFYQRGIMGNKEFSWEAVARTYTAIRNKMRTLGRRKAQ; via the coding sequence ATGAAGAAAATAATGAAGCAGCATATGTCGTTCTTTTTCTCTCGGAAGAAGATACTTCCCACAGTGGGGGCAATCGCCGTTTTCCTTGTGTTTCTCGCCATAGCTCCTTCCATCCTGGGAGCGTTCGAGCTGAGAATCTTCAACCTCTGCGGCATCTACGTCGTCCTCGCGCTCAGCATGAACCTTATCAACGGTTTCACAGGACAATTCTCGTTGGGTCACGCCGGCTTCATGGCTGTCGGAGCCTATGTTTCCGCCTTGCTGACGATGAGTCCTGCCACAAAGAGCGCTGTGTACTACCTCAAACCGATCGTACCCTTTCTGGCAACTGTTCAGGTGCCATTCACTGTTGCTCTGGTCATGGCTGGTCTTGTCACGGCGTTGGTCGCAGCCCTCATTGGAGCTCCCGTGCTCAGGTTGAAGGATGACTACCTTGCCATTGCTACCCTCGGTTTCAGTGAGATCATCCGTGTCGTATTCACCAATCTCCAGTCCATCACCAATGGTTCTCTCGGATTGAAGAATATTCCCCGGTACACTACCATATGGTGGGCGTGGGGTACTGCCCTCTTTGTCATCGCCTTCATGGTGCTCTTGATCAAGGGAAGTTATGGCCGCGCATTCAAGGCAATCAGGGACGATGAAATCGCTGCCGAAGCGATGGGAGTGAATCTCTTTTCCCACAAGCTCGCCGCCTTCATGATTGGAGCTTTCTTCGCTGGTGTAGGCGGTGCCCTGATGGGCAACCAATTGGGAGCCATCGACCCCAACATGTACAAGATATCACTGACCTACAACATCCTCCTGATTGTCGTACTTGGAGGCATTGGCAGTATCACAGGCTCAGTGATCTCAGCTATGGCTGTGACCATCCTTATGGAACTTCTTAGACCATTGGATGAAAGTATGAATGTCTTTGGTCTATTTATCATTCCGGGCATTCCCGGCATGCGCATGGTGGTATTCTCCGCCATATTGATGTCCATAATCCTTTTCTATCAACGAGGAATCATGGGAAACAAGGAATTCTCCTGGGAAGCAGTTGCCCGGACATACACAGCAATCCGTAACAAGATGCGGACACTTGGGAGGAGAAAAGCACAATGA
- a CDS encoding ABC transporter substrate-binding protein codes for MRKLLTGLLIMLCLFAVGCSRNKTDNKDSDVIKIGVFEPMTGANAAGGIMELEGIQLANELYPTVLGKKVELIIVDNKSDKVEAANAATRLVEKDKVNVVLGSWGSSLSMAAGPIVEEAGIPAIALSATNPLVTLGNDYYFRVCFIDPFQGTVMANYAYTNVGARTAAIVQEISNDYSVGLAQYFTESFKKLTGNENAILGVSNYTTGDQDFSAQLITLSQKNPDVIFAPGNYTESALLIKQARELGITIPILGGDTWETPEFLTVGGAAVEGSVLSTFYTTETAMTENSKIFLDAFRAKYGKEPASVAALGFDGYLLVLDAIEKTGSTDPKVIRDQIASTKNFPGAAGTITLDENGDAVKDAVIKVVKDGGFVYSATVSP; via the coding sequence ATGAGAAAGCTTCTTACAGGTCTGCTTATAATGCTTTGTTTGTTTGCTGTCGGTTGCTCACGCAACAAAACTGACAACAAGGATTCCGATGTCATCAAAATCGGAGTCTTTGAACCAATGACGGGAGCCAATGCCGCAGGCGGTATCATGGAGCTTGAAGGCATTCAGCTGGCCAACGAACTGTACCCCACAGTACTTGGCAAGAAAGTTGAGCTGATTATCGTTGATAATAAGTCAGACAAGGTCGAAGCGGCCAACGCAGCAACGCGACTAGTCGAAAAAGACAAGGTCAATGTCGTCCTGGGAAGCTGGGGAAGCTCGCTCTCCATGGCAGCCGGCCCCATTGTTGAGGAAGCCGGCATCCCGGCAATCGCACTTTCAGCGACGAACCCCCTGGTCACGCTTGGCAATGACTATTATTTCCGGGTTTGTTTCATTGATCCCTTCCAGGGAACGGTCATGGCCAACTATGCCTACACCAATGTCGGAGCCCGTACTGCGGCGATTGTACAAGAAATCTCCAACGATTATTCCGTCGGCCTTGCACAGTATTTCACAGAATCTTTCAAAAAGCTGACCGGCAATGAAAACGCCATTCTTGGTGTCAGCAACTACACCACCGGAGACCAGGACTTCTCCGCCCAGCTCATCACTCTGAGCCAGAAAAACCCCGATGTCATCTTTGCCCCTGGCAACTACACAGAAAGCGCACTCCTGATCAAACAGGCTCGCGAGCTAGGAATCACCATTCCTATCCTCGGTGGTGATACCTGGGAGACACCTGAATTCCTCACTGTCGGCGGCGCAGCAGTTGAAGGTTCGGTTCTCTCGACTTTCTACACTACAGAGACAGCCATGACTGAGAACTCAAAGATATTCCTTGATGCTTTCAGGGCAAAATACGGCAAGGAACCTGCATCTGTCGCTGCGCTTGGTTTTGACGGGTATCTGCTCGTCCTTGACGCAATTGAAAAAACTGGTTCCACAGACCCTAAGGTGATTCGTGATCAGATTGCCAGCACAAAGAATTTTCCAGGTGCCGCTGGAACCATCACTCTCGATGAAAACGGTGATGCCGTGAAGGATGCTGTAATCAAGGTCGTCAAAGACGGTGGTTTTGTATACAGCGCTACGGTATCCCCTTAA
- a CDS encoding ABC transporter ATP-binding protein, producing MTVLHTQNMSICFGGLTAVMNLNLALEDKEIVGLIGPNGAGKTTAFNMITGVYAPTSGAVFLGDRNISGLRPDVISNLGIARTFQNIRLFRDMSVLENILVAGHQRLKSSLFASVVRLPSYHREERHMFEKARTLLEAVGLSDLEDEKATSLPYGKQRRLEIARALATEPSILLLDEPAAGMNPQESRELTDFIGQLREKFGLTILLIEHHMQVVMRVCERIYVLDYGQTIAEGKPEEIQRNERVIEAYLGGQDNA from the coding sequence ATGACTGTACTCCACACACAGAATATGAGCATCTGTTTCGGCGGATTGACCGCAGTCATGAACCTCAATCTGGCTTTGGAAGACAAGGAAATCGTTGGCCTTATCGGTCCAAATGGAGCCGGAAAAACCACGGCGTTCAACATGATTACCGGAGTATACGCTCCGACATCGGGAGCTGTTTTCCTCGGCGACAGAAACATCTCTGGTTTGCGGCCTGATGTTATTTCCAACCTTGGTATAGCCCGAACCTTCCAGAACATCAGGTTGTTCCGGGATATGTCCGTGCTTGAGAATATCCTGGTCGCAGGACATCAACGGCTGAAGTCTTCTTTGTTCGCTTCGGTCGTCAGGTTACCGTCATACCATAGGGAAGAACGGCATATGTTCGAGAAAGCACGAACCCTTCTGGAAGCAGTCGGTCTGTCAGACCTGGAAGATGAAAAAGCGACGAGCCTCCCCTACGGAAAACAACGCCGCCTGGAAATAGCACGGGCACTTGCCACGGAACCGTCCATTCTCCTGCTTGATGAACCAGCAGCTGGAATGAATCCTCAAGAGTCACGGGAACTTACTGATTTCATTGGACAACTCAGAGAAAAATTCGGCCTGACTATCCTCTTGATTGAACATCACATGCAGGTTGTGATGAGAGTCTGCGAAAGAATCTATGTCTTGGATTATGGGCAAACGATAGCAGAGGGAAAGCCTGAAGAAATCCAGCGAAACGAACGAGTGATCGAGGCTTATCTGGGAGGACAGGACAATGCTTAG
- a CDS encoding 3-deoxy-7-phosphoheptulonate synthase — translation MNNSDIRIQRIDSLVPPSGLVRDYPVTEQLAEEVSRSRRTVNDIIRGRDRRLLAVIGPCSIHDEKAALEYAALLKELAQEVEDEFYIVMRTYFEKPRTVLGWKGLVLDPDMDGSYDIEKGLTVARRLLLQITSMGMPVGCEVLDPIVPQYIDELISWSSIGARTSESQTHRTLASGLSVAVGFKNSTSGDLTNAINAIRSAASPASFIGIDKHGNTVILRTTGNDCGHLILRGGDTGPNYYEDSVENAARLMTQAGLDPSILIDCSHGNSNKKPGRQKRVLRSILEQILWGETSIRGFMLESNLRPGCQSLGDDPMALEYGISITDPCMGWDETRTVVTEAYRMLKDARSDGRSAPIF, via the coding sequence ATGAACAACAGTGACATACGCATCCAACGGATAGACTCGCTTGTTCCACCGTCCGGACTGGTTCGTGATTATCCTGTGACCGAACAGCTTGCCGAAGAAGTCTCCCGTTCCCGGAGGACAGTCAATGACATCATCCGGGGGCGCGACCGTCGGTTGCTTGCTGTAATCGGTCCGTGTTCCATTCACGATGAGAAGGCCGCACTTGAGTACGCTGCGCTTTTGAAGGAGCTTGCTCAGGAAGTGGAAGATGAGTTCTACATTGTTATGCGCACGTATTTCGAGAAGCCTCGGACTGTCCTGGGATGGAAGGGGCTTGTGCTTGATCCCGACATGGACGGCAGCTATGACATTGAGAAAGGTCTCACCGTGGCCAGACGGCTCTTGCTCCAGATTACCAGCATGGGCATGCCGGTGGGCTGTGAGGTTCTTGACCCCATTGTCCCCCAGTACATAGACGAATTGATCAGTTGGTCGTCCATAGGCGCCAGGACATCCGAAAGCCAGACGCATCGCACCTTGGCAAGCGGTCTTTCCGTGGCCGTCGGATTCAAGAACAGTACCAGCGGTGATTTGACGAATGCAATCAATGCGATACGTTCTGCCGCCAGTCCCGCCAGCTTCATTGGTATTGATAAGCATGGCAATACCGTCATACTGCGAACTACTGGAAACGACTGCGGGCATCTGATACTCAGGGGAGGGGATACCGGTCCCAATTATTATGAAGACAGCGTGGAAAATGCCGCGCGCCTCATGACTCAGGCGGGGCTTGATCCTTCAATTCTGATTGATTGCAGCCACGGCAACTCCAATAAGAAACCCGGCAGGCAAAAGAGAGTCCTGCGTTCCATTCTTGAACAGATTCTCTGGGGCGAGACGTCCATCAGGGGATTCATGCTTGAAAGTAACCTGCGGCCGGGGTGCCAATCGTTGGGAGATGACCCCATGGCATTGGAATACGGAATCTCCATCACCGATCCTTGTATGGGATGGGATGAGACACGGACAGTTGTCACTGAGGCATACCGTATGTTGAAAGATGCACGGTCGGATGGCCGGAGCGCACCTATTTTTTGA
- a CDS encoding DJ-1 family glyoxalase III codes for MNIPVVIIPLAESFEEIEAVAPIDILRRAGVRVIVAGLDGVSVVGTNGLTVQCDMTLAEAREIACDAVVLPGGMPGARNLAASADVIALLDATRAAGGYLAAICASPAYVLGAHGYLDGHKAVGYPGTENQAPSVAFGTQAVLTDGKVITSRGAGTAIDFALAIVTALMGSEKATQLAASLIYRA; via the coding sequence ATGAATATTCCAGTTGTCATAATACCACTTGCAGAAAGTTTCGAGGAAATCGAAGCTGTGGCACCGATTGATATTCTGCGCCGGGCTGGCGTCAGGGTCATTGTGGCAGGGCTTGATGGTGTTTCAGTAGTCGGCACTAATGGACTGACAGTGCAATGTGACATGACTTTGGCTGAAGCAAGGGAGATAGCCTGTGACGCCGTAGTGCTGCCCGGCGGCATGCCAGGAGCGAGGAATCTGGCTGCCAGTGCCGATGTCATTGCTTTGCTTGACGCAACGCGTGCGGCGGGCGGCTATCTGGCGGCAATCTGCGCTTCTCCAGCGTATGTCCTTGGCGCTCATGGCTATCTTGACGGACATAAGGCCGTAGGCTATCCGGGTACGGAGAATCAGGCTCCGTCAGTGGCGTTCGGGACACAGGCTGTTCTGACTGATGGTAAGGTCATCACTTCGCGTGGAGCCGGAACCGCCATAGACTTTGCGTTGGCCATTGTGACAGCCCTCATGGGTAGTGAGAAAGCGACTCAACTGGCTGCTTCACTCATCTATCGGGCATAA